TGGCAGGCCCTGCTAGGTGCTTGGCAGAGGTGTGGCAGGCAGGTCACCATTTTCTCCTGAAACCATAAGAGCAGAGCCAGCTGATTATAATTAGAGTGCCAAAGTCCCTGAGTGGCCAGAGCACCGAATATGTCACCAGTCTAAGATCTGGAAGGGGGAATTCCAGAGCCCCAGGCTGGACAATTTGTACTTCACTTCCACCTCTTCAACTCACCGCTAAGCCCTTCCTGGACTCAGAGATAGAGTCCACTGTGACTCATCTCTTGGAGGCGGGGGAAGCAAGGCTGAGCTGGTTTCTTCCCTGCAATACCTTACGAGAATTTGTCTCCCtgtttttggggggtgggggggcatgaccattttattttgacagacctctgttctctttacTGTTAGCTAGCCACCCTTCTTGGTCTGTGATCTCTATCCCTGGAATGGTCTTTGTGCAAGAAGTTAGAAATGGgagctggtttttgtttttgaagaccCAGCACTATGAATGGCTCTCTGCTACTTGTCCCATCCTTAGTTTTGACACTGACAATTAAGTCATTGCCTACAGTTGACATTTCCTAGCTGACTATCTAGGGCAGGAGTTATGAGTTGACTACAGGCATCATGATTCACACTCAAGCAGAAATTGATTGTATCCTGCGAAGAAAGGACAGTGCACTTGTTTGGCCATActatgcctagcatgtgttggGGAGTTACTTATGACAAGATTAGCAATGTCATGTCTGTGTTGGGAGTTAATAATGAACTCCAAGCTTAGGGATTCCACATGGCTAACTTATAAGAGGAACAGTGATTTGGGATGAAATTGGTGATGCCCTAGGATCAAAAATATGGCAGCTGACATCCCCTTCCCTTGTGTTCTCCTGCCAGGTGGCGTCATCACCTACATTGGCTCCAGTGGCTCCTCCCCAAGCCGCACCAGTCCGGAGTCTCTATACAGTGACAACTCCAATGGCAGCTTCCAGTCCCTGACCCAAAGCTGCCCTACCTACTTCCCACCATCGCCCACTGGCTCCCTTACCCAGGACCCAGCTCGCTCCTTTGGGAGCATTCCACCCAGCCTAAGTGATGAcagctccccttcctcctcttcctcctcctcatcatcctcCTTCTATAATGGGAGCCCCCCAGGGAGTCTACAAGTGGCCATGGAAGACAGCAGCCGCGTGTCCCCCAGCAAGAGCACCAGCAATATCACCAGTGAGTTGATGTCCAGATGATTTGAGGGAAGGGAAGTGAGCCAAGGCTAGGTTGGGAGTTCGTTTTCATGAGACAGTTACTCTCAGGGCATACTTTGGCCTCAGCCTGCCCGTGTCCAGCCCTGTCTGGTCATCTGAGGGGCCCTTAGACACTGGAGTGCTTCCTTAACTCTTCCCCTGCAAAATCTCCACCCTAGAAAACCTCCACATTTCAAGCCACTCAGACGGAAGGGCCTCTGCTTATCCACTGCCCATCTCTTCCCACAGAGCTGAATGGCATGGTGTTACTGTGTAAAGTGTGTGGGGACGTGGCCTCAGGCTTCCACTATGGTGTGCACGCCTGCGAGGGCTGCAAGGTGAGGCAGGTTGGGGGTGAGGGCAGGGGCAGGTGACACTCCTCTCCCAGAACACATAAGCCCAGCTTGGATGGAGATGCTCACTAACTGCCCCTGCCCTCCAGGGCTTTTTCCGTCGAAGCATCCAGCAGAACATCCAGTACAAACGGTGTCTGAAAAATGAGAACTGCTCCATTGTCCGCATCAATCGCAACCGCTGCCAACAATGTCGCTTCAAGAAGTGTCTCTCCGTGGGCATGTCTCGAGATGGTGAGGCAGCATTCTTAtatcctcccctttccctccacccAAACCTTCTGACCTAATCCCTCCCTTAAGAAAAACAGTCCTAAACTGAGACACATGGTACTATGAATCTCATTTGCATGGAGGATGCCCCTATGTTATCCTCTTGGGTAAACACATACTTCTTTCCCATCAATTCCTCTGTACTTGGAAAGATCACCTTGATGGGAGTGGCCTTGCTGGGTTTGGTTTTCCTCAGGCCTTTAGGGTCTGAGGAAGGAAGAGATGCATGTGAGTGTGTTGAGAACTTCCTGACACTGCTCTTATCCTGTCACAGCTGTGCGTTTTGGGCGCATCCCCAAAAGAGAGAAGCAGCGGATGCTTGCTGAGATGCAGAGTGCCATGAACCTGGCCAACAACCAGTTGAGCAGCCAGTGCCCACTGGAGACCTCACCCACCCAGCACCCCACCTCAGGCCCCATGGGACCCTCGCCACCTCCTGCTCCGACCCCCTCACCCCTGGTGGGATTCTCTCAGTTCCCACAACAGCTGACACCACCCAGATCCCCAAGCCCTGAGCCCACCGTGGAGGATGTGATATCTCAGGTGGCCCGGGCACATCGAGAGATCTTCACCTATGCCCACGACAAGCTGGGCACTTCACCTGGCAACTTCAATGCTAACCATACATCGAGTAGCCCTTCAGCCACCATCCCACATCGCTGGGAGAGTCAGGGCTGCCCGCCTGCCCCCAATGACAACGCCTTGGCCGCGCAGCGGCATAATGAGGCCCTGAATGGTCTACGCCAGGGCCCTTCCTCCTATCCTCCTGCCTGGCCCCCCGGCCCTCCTCACCACAGCTGCCACCAGCCCAATAGCAATGGGCACCGTCTGTGCCCCACCCACATGTACGCAGCCCCAGAAGGCGAGGCACCTGCCAACAGTCCGCGGCAAGGCAACTCCAAGAATGTTCTGCTGGTGAGGACATGGAAGGGGGTGGAGAGGGCAGGGGGCCTGGAAGAACAGACTAAATATAGGACAGCTGGGTATTCCTGGAGGCTAAGTGTTGTGATATCCTCTTCCCAGGTGAGGGTGTCCTACCCTGCAGTCTGGGCTCTGCCTGGGAATCCCTGATCTCCACTTGGCACCTGACTACTATTATCCATTCTCCAGGGCCACAGCCCCTAGCCCAGGCAAAATCTGGGGCCTGGCCCTACTGGGAAAGCCATCTAAGCCAACCTGGCTGACATTACCCTCCCCACAACCCTTCTTTCCTCAGGCATGTCCCATGAACATGTATCCCCATGGACGCAGTGGCCGAACTGTGCAGGAGATCTGGGAAGATTTCTCCATGAGCTTCACCCCCGCTGTGCGGGAGGTAGTAGAGTTTGCCAAGCACATCCCTGGCTTCCGTGACCTTTCTCAGCATGACCAGGTCACCCTGCTCAAGGCCGGCACCTTTGAGGTGAGTGATGTTTTGTGCTCCCTGCTCTTAAGCTTGGGAAGGATCCAGCAGAATGGCTTGATATCTGGGGTGAGCAGGGGCTCTGAAAGGCTCTGGAATCCCAGAATCTGATAGAGGGGCAGAACCCCTCCCATGCCGGGGGGGTTCTGGATGGCTGGAACTTCTTTCATCCCAGCCGGCATCTAATTGTAACCCATTACATGAAAAGTGCTCCCCCCATTCTAGATGTGAGCAAATTAACTGGTGAAGTACCTATTCCAAAGCCAGTGGGATGCTCCCAGCGTTTCCACCTGCCCCCTCCCACCACATTGCCCATTCAGAAACAACCCTCCCACCCTGAGAAACATAGGGCAGTACCACTAAACCCTTTGGCAAACTTCTGGGGTGTTTTGCACTTGCTTCTCCCACCTAACCCAGGATGACGGTCCTCCCTTCAGGTGCTGATGGTGCGCTTTGCATCACTGTTCAACGTGAAGGACCAGACAGTGATGTTCCTGAGCCGTACCACCTACAGCCTGCAGGAGCTTGGTGCCATGGGCATGGGAGACCTGCTCAATGCCATGTTCGACTTTAGCGAGAAGCTCAACTCCTTGGCGCTTACGGAGGAGGAGCTGGGCCTCTTTACCGCGGTGGTGCTTGTCTCTGCGGGTAGGTCAAGCTCTCGCCTAACCCGGGAGGAGGCAGACGCAGTTCAATTCAACACACCTTTTATGGAGTACCTACTCTATGCCAGGCCCTGCACAGGGCACTGGGGATACAGACATGATTCAGACACAGTCTAGCTTGGGAAACAGACTCATGCCCGACTAATTATAAAACAGtgagataagtgtcacagtaaAAGCATGAATCAAGGAAGCACAGACAACTATTTCTGCCTGGGGGAGCTGGGGAAGGAGTGACACTTGAGTGGGGTCTCAAAGGACAAGTAAGATGTTGCCAGGCAGAGAAAGGGGGAAGGGcatcccaggcagagggaacTACAGAGCAAAAAGCAAGGGAGCCTGGCCACACATGGCCTTTTCAGGGGAGGAGAGTGGTCTTGTAGGATGGGAGGTGGCCAGCCTGCCAGCCGTGCTCCCAGCATTCAGGCACCCCCTGCTCTTGGGCGGAGGCCTGGAAGGAGTTGTGCCgctccttttccttccccacGGGCCCTCAGAGGGGCTTCAGGGAGAGGCTGCCTTGCCTGCCAGGTCCTCGCAGACCTCCGGTTCCTCGTCAGAGGAGCTCAGGGAGCCTGCCTCACTGCTGTCGTCTTCCCCACAGACCGCTCGGGCATGGAGAATTCCGCTTCGGTGGAGCAGCTCCAGGAGACGCTGCTGCGGGCTCTTCGGGCTCTGGTGCTGAAGAACCGGCCCTCGGAGACTTCCCGCTTCACCAAGCTGCTGCTCAAGCTGCCGGACCTGCGGACCCTGAACAACATGCATTCCGAGAAGCTGCTGTCCTTCCGGGTGGACGCCCAGTGACCCGCCCGGCCGGCCTTCTGCCGCTGCCCCCTTGTACAGAATCGAACTCTGCACTTCTCTCTCCTTTACGAGAcgaaaaggaaaagcaaaccagaatcttatttatattgttataaaatattccaagatGAGCCTCTGGCCCCCTGAGCCTTCTTGTAAATACCTGCTCCCTCCCCCATCACCATGCTTCCCATCCTCCCCTATTTAAACCACTCTCACTTTCCCACCCTTCTCTGGCCCCCCATTTGTTCTGTTCCTGTCTCAAATCCAATAGTTCACAGCTGAGCTGGCTTCTGTGGTGTGTGCtcgtttgggggctggggtgggactATTGCCAAGGCTTGGGGGGGGACACCTCTCCATCTGGTCAGTTTGTGGGGTGGGTACTCTGCCAGCAGATGGGAGGATATAGGGAAACAGCACACAAGTCTAAGGGGGGGTGCCCAAGGGGGTTATTTTCATcatatatttattacataaatatatagtaaaatagACGAGCAACAATTAccataaaaatatctttctttaaaatcCTGACCCAAAACACAACGGGGTGAAAAATCGCACATAACAGACATACTGATTGTCAACGTGGGGCAGGAGTAGGAGCCCCTCAAGTCACCCCTACCGGTCCCACCCCTCCCTGGGAAAGGGACCTACCTCCTTCCCTGTTTCTGGCCacaacccccctccccccaccccagcaccaGCTTCTCATACATTCAGTAGCGCCTCTGGGCAgtgtccccctccccccacccaggaGTTCCCAGGGCAGGAAGTACTGTCCCCTTTTGGACGGTGTCTATGTCACACGCCCTGCCCTCTCCCAGCCCTGCAGACCTGCCACTGGGGATAGGGGTAggggctcctcctcccccaccctccccaagtctgagcagggaggaggctggatGAGGTATGTGTGTTataagtgatgggaggggaataCTGAGATGGAGAGgcgggtggtgggggtggggtagtgGTCATGGCTCTGGCACCCCCTTGTCCTGGCCTGGCCCCCTCAACCTATTCCCAGCAACCCATCCTCCCACCAATACTGCACCTGCTGCCCCACCCAGCCTGCCCTAGTGCCCCGGGCCAACACTGGAGGAGGCATGCTAAGCACCCACGTCAAGGCCATTCCCCCTCATTAGCACCAATGGCCCCCAGGAGAGGGCCCTGTCCCTCACTTCCTCAGCAGGGACTGGGACAGCTGCCTCTCTAGAGCAGGTGCGTGGCACTCCTGAGTCTCCCTGGCTCCTCCCCCATCACGTGTACTcactcacacattcacacacacatacactccaCATCactgaggggaaggggaagggccaGCGGGTGGGGGATCACAGCTCACATGATTGAGAAGGGTGGGGGGATTCCCATGTGCATGTAAGAGGCCACCATGTCCATGGTTGAGAAAGGGGATAGAAAGacaggggtggggctggaggaagtggggagACAGCAGACAGGTCAGGAACTCTATTAGGCCCCCAGGTGTGGGAGGAAGGTATGAGAGGGCTTCCCCATGGGACTGGAGGAATCCAGGAATCAGTaccccaggagagagagagagagaggatagagACAAAGAcagcatgggcagcatgggggcCCAGAGGATTGGGGCAGGCGTTCAGACAGGTGACAATGTGTTCTTCCAGGCAGTCTACCTGGAGGAAACACCTGAAGAGTGGGGAAGGACACTGCCCTGGCAGACAGCTGAGCactgcctttgtgtgtgtgtgtgtgtgtgtgtttgtgtgtgtgtgtagggggctGTGGCAGGCTGAGGGTCAGAGTGGGGTGGCAGGTTCCCCACTACTTAAGACATTTGTGCCCCAATAGTGCAAAGCGCAGGAAGCCCTGgcacccctcccctgccccctgccctatTCCCCATGGCTTCCGGGGGCATCTatgtccacccatccatccctGCCGACATGCAgccttgaacccagggctctctgGTCTGCTCAGTCCGTCTCCCTCATCTCTTCCTTCCCACCTGTGGGAGGGCCAcctcctccccccctctctcccctgaGGAGTGGGCATTGCcaaaggcaggaggaagaggagggcagcTCACCCAAGTGCAGACCAACAGAGCACTCCTCACCAGGAGGGTGGGAGATGGCTCAAGCCAAAGTCCCTGAATAGAGAAAAGAAGAGGGGGAAAGGGGTCCCAGGGGCAAAGGGGTGGCCAGCCTGAAGAGCTTCAAAGAAAATAGGAGGAGCACCAATTGCCTCCTCCCCTGGGGCCCCAACCAAGTGCCATCAATGGAAACAACCCCATTATATGCCTGCTCGCCTGCCCCAGTGCAttgagtgggggtggggaaggagggcaGAGATCAGAGAGAGAGCCCAGAAGACAGGAAACAGGGAAAGAGTCCTACAGGGGTGGAGACCTGGGAGACGCTCACAcacaacccccccaccccccacgcAGCATCTGGATTTAGCTAATACTGCAGGATATGAGGAGGGAAGGGGCCTGGGCCACAGTTTTTTCCTGTGTGGGtgccaaggtgcagaaggaggggggatagggagagGCCCCTGGGGCTGGGCACTTGAAAGGGGAGCTGTGTGGGCAGTAGGGCAGGCTGGTGAGGGGCCAGCTGGCATCCAGCGTGAGAGGTAGATGGAACTCAGCGGGCAcgagtggcagagagcagagaaagtaCTGGGGTGGGGGTGCCAAAGGGGCACAGAGGGAGGGGCAAGGCAAGGGGGTGGCCAGGACCCTGTTGTGTCAACTCACAGCTCTGATCGGCAGCCCTACTCTGGGGAATTAGGGAGGGGGGTTCTCTCTGATCTGGGGGGAGGAAGGGCAGCTCTCAAAGTGCATGGGGATGGGAAAGGGGGGGATCCTTCCCCTCTGGCCAGCCTTAGTTAATAacttaatatctctctctctctctctctctttctatcgctctctttttttgtctttttctctctgtctagtttttcttcatttaacttTTCCCCTTGCTTGGTTTCCAAAGTGCAGATAGGATGACTATCATTTTTTAACCTCCAGGGGAGGATCCAAGCCAAGCCGTTTTTTTTGCACCCAGGCATCTGGGAAAGTAGAGGCCCTTAGCCTGGAGGGGAAACCTAGGCCAAGGAACTGGGTGGGGGAATCTCTTGTCTGTGTAGGGTGTGAGTGAGGGCATCTTCCCCCATCCCACATTCCTCTTATCCCTACAGTCAAGATGGCTTGTCCCTCTTAGTTCTCTTCCCCTACTTTCTTAGGGGACGGGGCCCCTGGGAACTGCAGGACACGGTCCCAGCCTCCCATACTGTCCTTTCATAGCAAGTTCATTTGTTTGCCCTGTCTCAGGGCTGGAGGTTCTGAGGGGGACCTGGGCAGTGCAGGGGTGTGTGGGAGCTGCATCTATCCAAGgatgagaggaaggagagaagaggtgtgtggggggggatctccctcagcccccagctctgccccttctcTCCAGGCTCCTCCCCACCAGCTCCGCACACCCTCTGGCCGCCTGAGGCTTTAGACTTCCTGATCCTCAAAGACCTCGAGGAAGAGTGGGGGAAAGAGTTCGGTGGGGCACTCGACTTTCATGTGGAGGAAGCGGCTGGCGTGGCAGGCCCCGATCATGCGGAGGTCAGTCACCTTCATCAGCAGCTTGGGCCAGAAGTGCGGAATGTTGTGTTTGCGGTGGTTGACGTAGTGCTCGAACGCCAGCAGGTATGCCTCCTGACTCTTCTCGATCTTGTCCACACACAGCAGGCCCGAGCGGTCTGCAAAGAAGAAAGGGCATGACAGGTGAGTGGTGAGGGTCTGAGAGAGACATAGGTGAAACATGGGGGAGGATGTGAGCAGAGGGGTTAGGAGAGATCCAGAGAAGAAAACTGCACTGAAGGAGATGTGAGGACCAGCCGCCAGGCAGGAGGCATGGAGCAATACATAAGGAAGACAGGGGAATGGGGATGGGGGCCTGGGAcaagaggaaagtttggagagaGGGGAAGACCAGGGGACAGAAAAGCGTTGGTGGGCAGAGCGGTGGGGTAGTAGTGAGGGAAGAAAAGGGTTTGGGGGATAAGAAGTAGGACTTAGAGATAGAAGGAATGGTGGACAGAAGGTGGATGGGAAGAGAGTGTGGAAGGTAAGGAACAAAGGAATATATTAGAGACAGAGGATggggggcagagagaaagaacaggGCAAAGGCATGATAAGGAACAGAACAGGGACTGGGGAACAAGTGATAGGCCTGGGGACCAAAGATGGGGTGGGTGACAGAACAGGGAATAAGAGACAGAGCGCAGGGctcgggttgtagctcagtggtagaatgcttgtctcacaagtgtgaggcactgggttcaatcctcagcaccacacaaaaataagtaaaaataaagatatatatccatctacaactaaaaaaaaaaaaaaaaaagaaaagaaaagacagagggcAGCCTGGGTGATAGACAGGTAGCCTGCAGAAGAGGGAATGtgtcagagagagagatttgggtacagaggttttgtttttttttttttttagaattttaacatttatttattttttcttagttctcggcggacacaacatctttgttggtatgtggtgctaaggatcgaacccgggccgcacgcatgcgaggcgagcgcgctaccgcttgagccacatccccagcccctgggtacAGAGTTTTTAAGATTAAGAAAAAAGGAGAGCCAACAAGCTCAGGGTTCAGCCTAGCTCTGGAGTCCCTGTCAATTCCTGGGCCCTCCCAGCCCACCAGCAGGTACCTGTTGACATTAGCAGCACAGCCTGCAGCAGAGCCACTTCAGTGTCATCCAGGTTAAAGGCAGAGAGTGACTTGCCCAGTTCAAAGATGGCGTCGGAGACCACTCCCAGGCCGCCATTCTTGAGCTGCTCCCGCTTGACGGCCATCTCCCCGCTCAGCGTCAGCGTGTCGCTCTCGGGGTCATAGCGGACAGCAGCCCGCAGGGACATGATCTCCATGCAGCACCCCTTCAGGAGGATGATCTGGTCTTCACAAGGCAGCTGTGGGGCGGCAGGGTCACAGGACCACTCAGCACGGCCCTCCCCATGCTCCAGAGTCTCTCCCACAGTTGACCTGATGCCGAACCATGTCTATCCTATTTTTACTTAAACTTCACAGTTAGGCCTCTGAGGGAGGTCCTGTTAATCACCCCAGCCCACcgcagataagaaaactgaggtacaGGAGATTTAGTTAACTTGGCCAAAGTCCAGCAGCTAGGAGAGCAGCCTGTTTCCTGCCCACAATGAGGAGAACGCTTAGGCTGCTTGGAGGTAGGTGGCCACAAGGAGACTTGAGgggagaagggctggggaggtaggcACAAGGAGTTAGCAATGGTTGTATGTTAGTTATAGGACTCCCTGTCCAGAGAACCTTAGAGGAGCATGCAGTGCCCTGGGGAGCATGGTGCCCTTCAACTGGCACCACGTCTCTCCTCCCATCTGCCACTCACCTCGGAGAACATGGGCAGTTTTTTGGCAAAGTCCACCACACGGGTGATGGCCGGGGTGATGATCTTGGTAAACTCGCTGAAGGCCTCTAGGTCTACCTTGTCTCCATCAGGCATGGAGACGATGGGTGACTGGCCAATGTCATCCGGCTAGAGGAAGAGATAGGGGTCATCTGAGGCTGCAGACCCCTTTCAACCTCTCACTGAGGC
This window of the Ictidomys tridecemlineatus isolate mIctTri1 chromosome 3, mIctTri1.hap1, whole genome shotgun sequence genome carries:
- the Nr1d1 gene encoding nuclear receptor subfamily 1 group D member 1 isoform X1, translated to MTTLDSNNNTGGVITYIGSSGSSPSRTSPESLYSDNSNGSFQSLTQSCPTYFPPSPTGSLTQDPARSFGSIPPSLSDDSSPSSSSSSSSSSFYNGSPPGSLQVAMEDSSRVSPSKSTSNITKLNGMVLLCKVCGDVASGFHYGVHACEGCKGFFRRSIQQNIQYKRCLKNENCSIVRINRNRCQQCRFKKCLSVGMSRDAVRFGRIPKREKQRMLAEMQSAMNLANNQLSSQCPLETSPTQHPTSGPMGPSPPPAPTPSPLVGFSQFPQQLTPPRSPSPEPTVEDVISQVARAHREIFTYAHDKLGTSPGNFNANHTSSSPSATIPHRWESQGCPPAPNDNALAAQRHNEALNGLRQGPSSYPPAWPPGPPHHSCHQPNSNGHRLCPTHMYAAPEGEAPANSPRQGNSKNVLLACPMNMYPHGRSGRTVQEIWEDFSMSFTPAVREVVEFAKHIPGFRDLSQHDQVTLLKAGTFEVLMVRFASLFNVKDQTVMFLSRTTYSLQELGAMGMGDLLNAMFDFSEKLNSLALTEEELGLFTAVVLVSADRSGMENSASVEQLQETLLRALRALVLKNRPSETSRFTKLLLKLPDLRTLNNMHSEKLLSFRVDAQ
- the Nr1d1 gene encoding nuclear receptor subfamily 1 group D member 1 isoform X2, with product MGAPQGVYKWPWKTAAACPPARAPAISPKTSTFQATQTEGPLLIHCPSLPTELNGMVLLCKVCGDVASGFHYGVHACEGCKGFFRRSIQQNIQYKRCLKNENCSIVRINRNRCQQCRFKKCLSVGMSRDAVRFGRIPKREKQRMLAEMQSAMNLANNQLSSQCPLETSPTQHPTSGPMGPSPPPAPTPSPLVGFSQFPQQLTPPRSPSPEPTVEDVISQVARAHREIFTYAHDKLGTSPGNFNANHTSSSPSATIPHRWESQGCPPAPNDNALAAQRHNEALNGLRQGPSSYPPAWPPGPPHHSCHQPNSNGHRLCPTHMYAAPEGEAPANSPRQGNSKNVLLACPMNMYPHGRSGRTVQEIWEDFSMSFTPAVREVVEFAKHIPGFRDLSQHDQVTLLKAGTFEVLMVRFASLFNVKDQTVMFLSRTTYSLQELGAMGMGDLLNAMFDFSEKLNSLALTEEELGLFTAVVLVSADRSGMENSASVEQLQETLLRALRALVLKNRPSETSRFTKLLLKLPDLRTLNNMHSEKLLSFRVDAQ
- the Nr1d1 gene encoding nuclear receptor subfamily 1 group D member 1 isoform X3, which translates into the protein MTTLDSNNNTELNGMVLLCKVCGDVASGFHYGVHACEGCKGFFRRSIQQNIQYKRCLKNENCSIVRINRNRCQQCRFKKCLSVGMSRDAVRFGRIPKREKQRMLAEMQSAMNLANNQLSSQCPLETSPTQHPTSGPMGPSPPPAPTPSPLVGFSQFPQQLTPPRSPSPEPTVEDVISQVARAHREIFTYAHDKLGTSPGNFNANHTSSSPSATIPHRWESQGCPPAPNDNALAAQRHNEALNGLRQGPSSYPPAWPPGPPHHSCHQPNSNGHRLCPTHMYAAPEGEAPANSPRQGNSKNVLLACPMNMYPHGRSGRTVQEIWEDFSMSFTPAVREVVEFAKHIPGFRDLSQHDQVTLLKAGTFEVLMVRFASLFNVKDQTVMFLSRTTYSLQELGAMGMGDLLNAMFDFSEKLNSLALTEEELGLFTAVVLVSADRSGMENSASVEQLQETLLRALRALVLKNRPSETSRFTKLLLKLPDLRTLNNMHSEKLLSFRVDAQ
- the Thra gene encoding thyroid hormone receptor alpha → MEQKPSKVECGSDPEENSARSPDGKRKRKNGQCSLKTSMSGYIPSYLDKDEQCVVCGDKATGYHYRCITCEGCKGFFRRTIQKNLHPTYSCKYDSCCVIDKITRNQCQLCRFKKCIAVGMAMDLVLDDSKRVAKRKLIEQNRERRRKEEMIRSLQQRPEPTPEEWDLIHVATEAHRSTNAQGSHWKQRRKFLPDDIGQSPIVSMPDGDKVDLEAFSEFTKIITPAITRVVDFAKKLPMFSELPCEDQIILLKGCCMEIMSLRAAVRYDPESDTLTLSGEMAVKREQLKNGGLGVVSDAIFELGKSLSAFNLDDTEVALLQAVLLMSTDRSGLLCVDKIEKSQEAYLLAFEHYVNHRKHNIPHFWPKLLMKVTDLRMIGACHASRFLHMKVECPTELFPPLFLEVFEDQEV